CGGCGATGGCGAGGCGGGCGCCCTGGACACCCTCGTCCTCCGACACCGGTTCGAGGAAGGTCTGGGGAATCCGCGGCTCCTCCGCACGGGTCAGATAGCCGATGCGGACCACCAGCGGGTCGGCGCCCCAGGCCGGGGTCCCGAGCAGGAGCGCTGCGGCGGCGGCCAGAAGGGCGGCGGCCCGCATCGCGGGCGGGCGCCCGCTACGCCTCCGACAGGATAAGCATCTCTCCGATCCCCCCGGCCGACCGGTCGCCGATAAGGCGCCGGGCGCGGGTTCCGGCGGTTGGAAATCCACTGGGCCATGCCCCGCCATCGATCAGCTCCTTCCGCATCAGTTCCAGAAACAGCCAGTCGTTCATGCCGCCGTCGCTGAAGCCGGACGGGATGGCCTCCGGCGCCCGCGACAGCAGGATGGAGCCACGGCGCATGGCCTGCCCCGCATCGGGGCCGCAGCCGGCGCCGACGACGATGGTTCCCGCGATCATCCGGGCGCCGCACAGGCTCCCCACCCGTCCATGGACGGCGATCAGCCCCCGCCGCATCCGCTCGCCGACGCGGTCCCCGGCGTCGCCCGCGACGACGACGGAGCCGCCGCTCATGCCGCGCGTGCCGCCGGCCAGCGGCGCCCCCAGGAAATTGCCGGCATCGCCCGCGACGCGCAGGGACCCGCCGGCCATCTCCGCGGCGGCGAAGGCGCCGCAGTTCCCCTCGACGGTCAGCGCGCCGCCGCGCATGCCGCTGCCGGCGCAGGCGCCGCAATCCCCCTCGACCCGGATGTCGCCGGCGGTCATGCCGGTCCCCACCCCGTCGAGCACCGCACCGCCGGGACGCAGGACCAGGGCGCCGGTCGGGCCGCCGTCCTCAAGCGTGAACAGCGTGTCCAGCCGATGGCGCTCCCGCCCACGGAGCAGCATCAGCCCGGCCAGCGCCTCCCGCCCGCCTTCGGCCAGCCGTTCGGGCAGGACGCCCGTCATGTCGATGGGCGGACCGGAAGAATCGCGCGTGGTGAGGACGGCGCCGCTCATGCCATCACCTCATGCAGGCGGAACTGGTGGCGGCCGAGCTTGCCGCCGTAATTGCCGGCGGTGACCGACACCACGCCGCCCGCGGCGCCCAGGTCCGCCACCGCGGCGATGCCGGCGCGCATGGCGGCGGCGACCGCCGCCTCGCTCACCCCGTCGATGACCAGTTCGAGGATGGATTCCACACCCTCCGGCACCAGCGACGCCGGCACCGCCGTCCGCAGCGTCGGGCAGAAGGCCGTGTTGGTGGAGGCGATCATGCCCTTGTACTTGCCGCCGATCTTGGAGCCGGAGCGGACCACCCCGCCGGGAAAGGGCAGGATGGCGCCCGGCACCGCGCGGATCGCCAGGACCGCGGCCTGCGCCGCCGCCAGCCCGGCGCGGCGGTCCGCCGCCAGGATGATGAAGTTGCCGCCGCCGACGCCCTCGACCGCCGCGGTGGCCGCCTCGCACAGGAACTCGCCGTCCATCACCGGGATGCGCCAATAGCGGCGGCCGCCGATCCGCTTGGCGATCTGCCAGCCGTCGCCGAAATAGCGCAGCGCGTTGCCGAGCGGTATGGACGGCCCGTCCCGCAGCCCCGCGTAGCAGGCCGTTCCGGGGCAGGTCATCACGCATTGACCGACGCGGCGCGCCACCTGCTTGGCCAGTTCCGCCTTGGACATGGCGAACAGCAGCACCGCGGCGCCCGGCCTTGCATCCGGCGTCTCGCCGGGCGGCAGTGCGCGCTCCATCGCCGCCTCGCAGCCGCAGGCGATCAC
The sequence above is drawn from the Azospirillum sp. TSH58 genome and encodes:
- a CDS encoding formylmethanofuran dehydrogenase subunit C, whose product is MSGAVLTTRDSSGPPIDMTGVLPERLAEGGREALAGLMLLRGRERHRLDTLFTLEDGGPTGALVLRPGGAVLDGVGTGMTAGDIRVEGDCGACAGSGMRGGALTVEGNCGAFAAAEMAGGSLRVAGDAGNFLGAPLAGGTRGMSGGSVVVAGDAGDRVGERMRRGLIAVHGRVGSLCGARMIAGTIVVGAGCGPDAGQAMRRGSILLSRAPEAIPSGFSDGGMNDWLFLELMRKELIDGGAWPSGFPTAGTRARRLIGDRSAGGIGEMLILSEA
- the fhcD gene encoding formylmethanofuran--tetrahydromethanopterin N-formyltransferase; this encodes MRLNGVHIEDTFAEAFPMLGTRLVVTADTPAWVQAAVVSMTGFATSVIACGCEAAMERALPPGETPDARPGAAVLLFAMSKAELAKQVARRVGQCVMTCPGTACYAGLRDGPSIPLGNALRYFGDGWQIAKRIGGRRYWRIPVMDGEFLCEAATAAVEGVGGGNFIILAADRRAGLAAAQAAVLAIRAVPGAILPFPGGVVRSGSKIGGKYKGMIASTNTAFCPTLRTAVPASLVPEGVESILELVIDGVSEAAVAAAMRAGIAAVADLGAAGGVVSVTAGNYGGKLGRHQFRLHEVMA